The proteins below come from a single Asanoa ferruginea genomic window:
- a CDS encoding F0F1 ATP synthase subunit gamma, with protein sequence MAAQVRVLRQRIRSAKGMKKITKAMELVATSRIAKAQARVASSLPYAQAITGVLTALASNASIDHPLLTPRQQVRRAGVLLITSDRGLAGGYSTNAIRTAESLIARLREDGKEPVVYVIGRKGVGYYRFRQRPIEASWTGFSEQPTFDDAREVGNTLIEAFTRGADDTDEGPGPDAVTGVDELHIVYTQFKSLLTQAPVTRIIGPMQVEERPKSEGLLPAYEFEPEAEALLDALLPRYVNTRIYAALLDSAASESAARRRAMKSATDNAEDMIRTYTRQMNSARQAGITQEISEIVGGANALAAAGSEA encoded by the coding sequence ATGGCGGCCCAGGTACGCGTCCTTCGCCAGCGAATTCGCTCGGCGAAGGGCATGAAGAAGATCACCAAGGCGATGGAGCTCGTCGCGACGAGCCGCATCGCCAAGGCGCAGGCACGGGTCGCGTCGTCGCTGCCCTACGCCCAGGCGATCACCGGTGTGCTGACGGCGCTGGCGTCCAACGCCAGCATCGACCACCCGCTGCTCACTCCGCGCCAGCAGGTGCGGCGGGCCGGGGTGCTGCTCATCACCAGCGACCGGGGCCTGGCCGGCGGTTACAGCACCAACGCGATCCGCACCGCCGAGTCGCTCATCGCGCGGTTGCGCGAAGACGGCAAGGAGCCGGTGGTCTACGTCATCGGGCGCAAGGGAGTCGGTTACTACCGGTTCCGGCAGCGGCCGATCGAGGCGAGCTGGACCGGTTTCTCGGAGCAGCCGACGTTCGACGACGCCCGCGAGGTGGGAAACACGCTGATCGAGGCGTTCACCCGCGGTGCCGACGACACCGACGAAGGCCCGGGTCCTGACGCGGTCACCGGCGTCGACGAACTGCACATCGTCTACACGCAGTTCAAGTCGCTGCTGACGCAGGCGCCGGTGACCCGCATCATCGGTCCGATGCAGGTCGAGGAACGGCCCAAGTCCGAAGGGCTGCTCCCGGCCTACGAGTTCGAGCCGGAGGCGGAGGCGCTGCTCGACGCGCTGCTGCCGCGCTACGTCAACACCCGCATCTACGCCGCCCTGCTCGACTCGGCGGCGAGCGAGTCGGCGGCGCGGCGGCGGGCGATGAAGAGCGCCACCGACAACGCGGAAGACATGATCCGGACCTACACGCGCCAGATGAACTCGGCACGCCAGGCCGGCATCACCCAGGAGATCAGTGAAATTGTCGGCGGCGCGAACGCGCTGGCCGCGGCGGGAAGTGAAGCCTGA